From a region of the Polyangium spumosum genome:
- a CDS encoding PEGA domain-containing protein — MNIERPIPAALPRALAALALVTLSVCPGRALGQDKPRDPAAAEALYLSGRKLVSEDNWAEGCPKFEASMELNPAASTLINISLCHEHEGKLTQALVDYRRALQLNQDTLGEERKKQLERVAKDGIAAIEKRLARVELVVSPRPEGLEVVRDGIRLPLAALGEAIPVDPGNHTFSATAPGYEKIEKPIDLAEGQTATVELALVPAAAVVKPPPPPPPPDKPGAPAASGGVPAWAYIAGGLGLAAVGAGVYFRFDQMAAEERIQANCPGAPPVCDPASSYRPDDDNTRKDRSFYLFVGLTAAGAAGIGAAVFGIARGLSQKKPQAQSVHVVPYVGRGDGGLVLQGAF; from the coding sequence ATGAATATTGAACGTCCGATCCCGGCGGCGCTCCCGCGAGCGCTCGCCGCCCTAGCGCTCGTGACCCTCTCCGTGTGCCCCGGGCGCGCGCTCGGTCAGGACAAACCGCGGGATCCCGCGGCGGCCGAGGCCCTCTACCTGAGCGGCCGCAAGCTCGTGTCCGAGGACAACTGGGCCGAGGGCTGCCCGAAGTTCGAGGCCAGCATGGAGCTGAACCCCGCGGCGAGCACGCTGATCAACATCTCGCTCTGCCACGAGCACGAGGGCAAGCTGACGCAGGCGCTCGTCGACTACCGGCGCGCGTTGCAGCTCAACCAGGACACGCTCGGCGAGGAGCGCAAGAAGCAGCTCGAGCGCGTGGCGAAGGATGGAATCGCGGCGATCGAGAAGCGCCTCGCCCGCGTGGAGCTCGTGGTGAGCCCGCGGCCCGAGGGGCTCGAGGTGGTGCGCGACGGGATCCGCCTGCCGCTCGCGGCCCTCGGCGAGGCGATCCCGGTCGATCCGGGCAACCACACGTTCTCGGCGACCGCGCCGGGTTACGAGAAGATCGAGAAGCCCATCGACCTCGCAGAGGGCCAGACGGCGACGGTGGAGCTCGCGCTCGTGCCCGCGGCCGCGGTGGTGAAGCCTCCGCCGCCGCCTCCGCCCCCGGACAAACCCGGGGCGCCCGCGGCCTCGGGCGGCGTGCCGGCCTGGGCGTACATCGCGGGTGGGCTCGGGCTCGCGGCGGTGGGGGCCGGGGTGTACTTCCGCTTCGATCAGATGGCCGCGGAGGAAAGGATCCAGGCGAACTGCCCCGGGGCTCCGCCCGTTTGTGATCCAGCGAGTTCCTACCGGCCCGACGACGACAACACGCGCAAGGATCGCAGCTTTTACCTCTTCGTGGGCCTGACGGCGGCGGGCGCGGCGGGGATCGGGGCGGCGGTGTTCGGCATCGCGCGCGGGCTCTCGCAGAAGAAACCGCAGGCGCAAAGCGTGCACGTGGTGCCGTACGTCGGGCGCGGCGACGGCGGGCTCGTGCTGCAGGGAGCGTTCTGA
- a CDS encoding serine/threonine protein kinase, producing MADRNADIAVLATGATFHGAYEVVRCIKAGGMGAVYEVLQKNTERRRALKVMLPSLVSDPEMRARFELEAKVAAGIESEHIVETLDAGVDEATGMPFIVMELLKGEEVGALLKVRKRLPPEEVVTLLHQAALALDRTHAAGIIHRDLKPENLFLTRRDDGSPRLKILDFGVAKIVADGTASSNTTKSVGSPLYMAPEQIAGDTIGPGVDRYSLAHIAFTMLVGKPYWARERKSAQGLYPYLMLVARGAQVSASERARDLGVSLPPAFDAWFGKAIALDPSERFDGAVAMIVALAEAFEVKPPTISVPPVSRAVLPSIVLEPARELPLSLPPPADAAITATAPPVPANVAAIEKGGASSLPQAPEAEDEPSSPGGDLSAPALTRSSGEPPSSPAEAKTRKRSSVAPILAVLLLVGGVGAVGYALVFWPKGGPLAVLPTAAPTPTSAPTASSPVPAAVVPAVLESAEPATIPEPASSASAAPDVEPEPAPSASAAASAAAATSATSITSAASDKPAPPVPPTSGWSRGKRPGTGTSKTPKNPLDEY from the coding sequence ATGGCCGATCGGAACGCCGACATCGCCGTCCTCGCGACGGGCGCCACCTTTCATGGGGCGTACGAGGTCGTGCGTTGCATCAAGGCCGGCGGCATGGGCGCGGTGTACGAGGTCTTGCAGAAGAACACCGAGCGACGCCGCGCGTTGAAGGTGATGCTGCCGAGCCTCGTGAGTGATCCCGAGATGCGCGCGCGCTTCGAGCTCGAAGCCAAGGTCGCGGCCGGGATCGAGAGCGAGCACATCGTCGAGACGCTCGATGCCGGCGTGGACGAAGCCACCGGCATGCCGTTCATCGTGATGGAGCTGCTCAAGGGCGAGGAGGTCGGCGCCCTCCTGAAGGTGCGCAAGCGGCTGCCGCCCGAAGAGGTCGTCACGCTCCTGCACCAGGCCGCGCTCGCGCTCGATCGCACCCACGCCGCCGGCATCATCCACCGCGATCTGAAGCCCGAGAACCTGTTCCTGACGCGGAGGGACGACGGCTCGCCGCGCCTCAAGATCCTGGATTTCGGCGTGGCCAAAATCGTGGCGGACGGCACCGCGAGTTCGAACACGACGAAGAGCGTCGGTTCGCCGCTCTACATGGCGCCCGAGCAGATCGCCGGGGACACGATCGGACCCGGCGTCGATCGATATTCGCTCGCCCACATCGCCTTCACGATGCTCGTGGGCAAACCGTACTGGGCGCGCGAGCGCAAGAGCGCCCAGGGGCTTTATCCCTACCTGATGCTGGTGGCGCGCGGCGCGCAGGTGTCCGCGAGCGAACGCGCGAGGGATCTCGGCGTGAGCTTGCCGCCCGCGTTCGACGCGTGGTTCGGCAAGGCCATCGCGCTCGACCCGAGCGAACGATTCGACGGCGCCGTGGCCATGATCGTGGCGCTCGCCGAGGCGTTCGAGGTCAAGCCCCCCACGATCTCCGTCCCGCCGGTCTCGCGCGCGGTGTTGCCTTCGATCGTGCTCGAGCCGGCGCGCGAGCTGCCGCTCTCCCTGCCGCCGCCCGCCGACGCCGCGATCACCGCGACCGCGCCGCCCGTCCCCGCGAACGTCGCGGCCATCGAGAAGGGCGGGGCGTCGTCGTTGCCTCAGGCGCCCGAGGCCGAGGACGAACCATCCTCGCCCGGCGGCGATCTCTCGGCCCCCGCGCTCACCCGATCGAGCGGCGAGCCCCCGAGCTCCCCGGCGGAGGCGAAGACCAGGAAGCGCTCGTCGGTCGCGCCGATACTCGCCGTGCTGCTGCTCGTCGGGGGCGTCGGGGCGGTCGGCTACGCGCTCGTGTTCTGGCCCAAAGGCGGGCCCCTCGCCGTGCTTCCCACCGCCGCGCCGACGCCGACGTCCGCGCCGACGGCCTCGTCGCCCGTGCCCGCGGCGGTCGTCCCGGCCGTGCTCGAGAGCGCCGAGCCGGCCACGATCCCCGAGCCAGCGTCGTCGGCCTCGGCCGCGCCCGACGTCGAGCCCGAGCCCGCGCCCTCGGCGTCGGCGGCAGCATCGGCGGCGGCGGCCACGTCGGCCACGTCAATCACGTCGGCCGCCTCGGACAAACCCGCCCCGCCGGTCCCCCCGACCAGCGGGTGGAGCCGCGGCAAACGCCCGGGCACCGGCACGTCGAAGACCCCCAAGAATCCGCTCGATGAATATTGA
- a CDS encoding thrombospondin type 3 repeat-containing protein, protein MRPPRITRPSTFLCTMALSLPLAALAAGCAEGGSSTNTTSSSSQGGAGQGGIGGQGGQGGEGGAGGQGGAGGQGGQGGGGGAPSGVVIECPAPPLTPPAEGTCAVVKQGTTGTIFRGTVLAPDQTLHRGELALDKSGSIACVDCDCSASPAAADPTIIECADGVISPGLINAHDHIGFANNPPKTHEGIRYTHRHQWRKGAPGLPKIPVNGGASGDVVRFAELRFVMSGATSTLGAGGQAGLLRNLDVQGRMEGLPIPPADSDTFPLGDSGGLMLESGCNYPSPTSATEVADKDAYVPHVSEGIDLAAHNEITCQVSGANDIVQPNTAMVHAIGFKADNFAEMRKDFSSVVWSPRSNVDLYGNTASVTLLDTLGVPIALGTDWVASGSMNLLRELRCADELNTLHYNGHFNDQELWRMVTTNAALAAGAGDIVGMLKPGYVADVTIFDGKARKDHRAVIGAGVEDVVLVLRGGKVLYGDDALVADPSVGGGDCETLPVCGRAKRACVAKDLNGISLQQIRTAGEAFYPLFFCNDKTPDIEPSCVPWRAEYPNGVTAEDDDGDGITNDVDNCPKIFNPIRPLDDGAQADIDGDKIGDVCDACPFDAGDACDALDANDIDADGVPNGMDNCPEVANADQADAENDGHGDACDPCEEPNFGTPICPPKPMLIEVIRNPMHPQHPASGSGVAVKDVYVTAIRPNTGNSRGFYVQDTSLAPFSGIFVFTGSTAPAVQVGNRVSITGKYEEYFGLGEITTPIVTIEDAGTTLPFGPIDVAEPMTIATNGMFAEQFESMLVRVVNVGIVAVNSDAPSDYDEFTVTGNLRIDDQITDAALNMGLNNACPVGSTFTSITGVHGYSFNHFKLMPRNKSDVVFVECDPFVP, encoded by the coding sequence ATGAGACCGCCGCGCATCACCCGCCCCTCGACCTTCCTTTGCACCATGGCCCTCTCGCTCCCGCTCGCCGCGCTCGCGGCCGGGTGCGCCGAAGGCGGCAGCAGTACGAACACGACGAGCAGCTCGAGCCAAGGCGGCGCAGGGCAAGGCGGCATCGGCGGGCAAGGAGGACAGGGCGGCGAAGGCGGCGCAGGCGGCCAGGGCGGCGCCGGCGGGCAAGGGGGCCAAGGCGGAGGAGGAGGCGCGCCGAGCGGCGTGGTGATCGAGTGCCCCGCGCCTCCGCTCACGCCGCCCGCCGAGGGCACGTGCGCGGTCGTGAAGCAGGGGACCACGGGCACGATCTTCCGCGGCACCGTGCTCGCGCCCGATCAGACGCTCCACCGCGGCGAGCTCGCGCTCGACAAATCGGGCAGCATCGCCTGCGTCGACTGCGACTGCAGCGCCTCGCCCGCCGCGGCCGATCCCACGATCATCGAGTGCGCGGACGGCGTCATCTCGCCGGGCCTCATCAACGCGCACGACCACATCGGCTTCGCGAACAACCCGCCGAAGACCCACGAGGGCATCCGCTACACGCACCGCCATCAGTGGCGGAAGGGCGCGCCGGGCTTGCCGAAGATCCCGGTGAACGGCGGCGCGAGCGGCGACGTGGTTCGTTTCGCGGAGCTGCGCTTCGTGATGAGCGGCGCGACCTCGACCCTCGGCGCCGGCGGTCAGGCCGGGCTCCTGCGCAACCTCGACGTGCAGGGTCGCATGGAAGGCCTGCCGATCCCGCCCGCGGACTCCGACACGTTCCCGCTCGGCGACAGCGGCGGCCTCATGCTCGAGTCGGGCTGCAACTACCCCTCGCCCACGTCCGCCACGGAGGTCGCCGACAAGGACGCGTACGTGCCTCACGTGAGCGAGGGCATCGACCTCGCGGCGCACAACGAGATCACCTGCCAGGTCTCGGGCGCGAACGACATCGTCCAGCCGAACACGGCGATGGTGCACGCGATCGGCTTCAAGGCCGACAACTTCGCCGAGATGCGCAAGGACTTCAGCAGCGTCGTCTGGTCGCCGCGCTCGAACGTCGATCTCTACGGCAACACCGCGAGCGTCACCTTGCTCGACACGCTCGGCGTGCCCATCGCGCTCGGCACCGACTGGGTGGCCTCGGGCTCGATGAACCTGCTGCGCGAGCTGCGCTGCGCCGACGAGCTCAACACGCTCCATTACAACGGCCACTTCAACGACCAGGAGCTCTGGCGCATGGTCACCACGAACGCCGCGCTCGCCGCGGGCGCGGGCGACATCGTGGGCATGCTCAAGCCGGGCTACGTCGCCGACGTCACGATCTTCGACGGCAAGGCGCGCAAGGATCACCGCGCCGTGATCGGCGCCGGCGTCGAGGACGTCGTGCTCGTCCTGCGCGGCGGCAAGGTGCTCTACGGCGACGACGCGCTCGTCGCCGATCCGAGCGTCGGCGGCGGAGACTGCGAGACCTTGCCCGTCTGCGGCAGGGCCAAGCGCGCGTGCGTCGCCAAGGACTTGAACGGCATCTCGCTGCAGCAGATCCGCACCGCGGGCGAGGCGTTCTACCCGCTCTTCTTCTGCAACGACAAGACACCCGACATCGAGCCGAGCTGCGTGCCGTGGCGCGCCGAGTACCCGAACGGCGTCACGGCCGAGGACGACGACGGCGACGGCATCACGAACGACGTCGACAACTGCCCCAAGATCTTCAACCCGATCCGGCCGCTCGACGACGGCGCGCAGGCGGACATCGACGGCGACAAGATCGGCGACGTCTGCGACGCGTGCCCCTTCGACGCGGGCGACGCCTGCGACGCGCTCGACGCGAACGACATCGACGCCGACGGCGTGCCGAACGGCATGGACAACTGCCCCGAGGTGGCGAACGCGGACCAGGCCGACGCGGAGAACGACGGCCACGGCGACGCCTGTGATCCCTGCGAAGAGCCGAACTTCGGCACGCCGATCTGCCCGCCCAAGCCCATGCTGATCGAGGTCATCCGCAACCCGATGCACCCGCAGCACCCGGCCTCGGGATCGGGCGTCGCGGTCAAGGACGTCTACGTCACGGCCATCCGCCCGAACACGGGAAACAGCCGCGGCTTCTACGTGCAGGACACCTCGCTCGCGCCCTTCAGCGGCATCTTCGTCTTCACGGGCAGCACGGCGCCCGCCGTCCAGGTCGGCAACCGCGTCAGCATCACGGGCAAGTACGAGGAGTACTTCGGCCTCGGCGAGATCACGACGCCGATCGTGACCATCGAGGACGCGGGCACGACGCTGCCCTTCGGCCCGATCGACGTCGCCGAGCCCATGACCATCGCGACGAACGGCATGTTCGCCGAGCAGTTCGAGTCGATGCTCGTGCGCGTGGTGAACGTCGGGATCGTCGCCGTGAACTCCGACGCGCCGAGCGACTACGACGAGTTCACCGTCACCGGCAACCTGCGCATCGACGATCAGATCACCGACGCCGCGCTCAACATGGGCCTGAACAACGCTTGCCCCGTGGGATCGACGTTCACCTCGATCACCGGCGTCCACGGCTACTCGTTCAACCACTTCAAGCTCATGCCGCGAAACAAGAGCGACGTGGTGTTCGTCGAGTGTGATCCGTTCGTCCCCTGA
- a CDS encoding alpha/beta hydrolase encodes MSRVRPLVDLRTMIELGRWLGPWTDGQAAPRDVTREELVIEGHRAGDRPFSAFVYRSGRRAPVGSLLLVPGLHYLGPLDPRMDRFARILANAGLWVLAPRLPDHASLVLGEGVFDDLSRAFSALLALPDRPPGRPSVFSISFGSLPSLWLSGRSGLASEVGSLIVFGGYGDFEETLRFCLYGRPGAAHDPLNRPVVFMNLMPWLEGRPDDPGPLSAALRRYVEATWGRPEMKADGKWQAVARSVAQELAPEHRPLFFAATGVEGDTKALFEVALGRSGDAFGWLDPGPFLGGIRCPVHFIHGADDDVIPYEQAFSLAKRLPEGVCRGVHVTGLYGHTHKAAGTSLRDVQAMAREGVTLLRMLAAVARCGAG; translated from the coding sequence ATGTCGCGCGTGCGGCCCCTCGTGGACCTGCGGACGATGATCGAGCTCGGGCGCTGGCTCGGCCCCTGGACGGACGGCCAGGCGGCGCCACGCGACGTCACGCGCGAGGAGCTCGTGATCGAGGGGCATCGGGCCGGAGATCGGCCGTTCTCGGCCTTCGTCTATCGCTCGGGTCGTCGCGCGCCCGTGGGCTCGCTCCTGCTCGTGCCGGGGCTTCATTACCTCGGCCCGCTCGACCCGCGGATGGATCGGTTCGCGCGGATCCTCGCGAATGCGGGCCTTTGGGTGCTCGCGCCGCGGCTGCCCGATCATGCGTCGCTGGTGCTCGGCGAGGGCGTGTTCGACGACCTCTCGCGGGCCTTTTCGGCGCTGCTCGCTCTGCCGGATCGGCCGCCGGGCCGGCCGTCCGTCTTCAGCATTTCGTTCGGCTCGCTGCCCTCGCTCTGGCTCTCGGGGCGGTCGGGGCTCGCGTCCGAGGTGGGGTCCCTCATCGTGTTCGGGGGGTATGGCGATTTCGAGGAGACGCTTCGATTCTGCCTGTATGGCCGGCCGGGGGCGGCGCACGATCCGCTGAACCGGCCCGTGGTCTTCATGAACCTCATGCCGTGGCTCGAAGGAAGGCCCGACGACCCGGGCCCGCTCTCCGCCGCATTACGCCGTTACGTGGAGGCGACGTGGGGGCGGCCCGAGATGAAGGCCGACGGGAAATGGCAAGCGGTCGCGCGGTCCGTCGCGCAGGAGCTCGCGCCCGAGCACCGGCCCTTGTTTTTCGCCGCGACGGGGGTGGAGGGCGACACGAAGGCGCTCTTCGAGGTGGCGCTCGGGCGCTCGGGTGACGCATTCGGGTGGCTCGATCCAGGGCCATTCCTCGGGGGAATTCGTTGCCCGGTGCATTTCATCCACGGCGCGGACGACGACGTGATCCCGTACGAGCAGGCATTTTCATTGGCGAAGCGGCTGCCCGAAGGGGTTTGTCGAGGCGTGCACGTGACCGGTCTCTACGGGCACACGCACAAGGCGGCGGGCACGTCGCTCCGGGACGTGCAGGCAATGGCGCGGGAGGGGGTGACGCTCCTGCGGATGCTGGCGGCGGTGGCGAGGTGCGGCGCGGGCTGA
- a CDS encoding HU family DNA-binding protein, whose product MPLSKLTKAQITAALAESTGLDKKAVGGVLDALSALVAKQLGSDGPGEITIPGLVKLKAKATPATADRQGVNPFTKEPMTIKGKPASRKVRATPVKGLKDQVGA is encoded by the coding sequence ATGCCTCTTAGCAAGCTGACGAAAGCCCAGATCACGGCCGCTCTCGCCGAGAGCACCGGCCTCGACAAGAAGGCCGTGGGTGGCGTCCTCGACGCGCTCTCGGCGCTCGTGGCCAAGCAACTCGGATCGGATGGTCCGGGCGAAATCACGATCCCGGGGCTCGTCAAGCTCAAGGCGAAGGCGACGCCCGCCACCGCCGATCGGCAGGGTGTCAATCCGTTCACGAAGGAGCCCATGACCATCAAGGGCAAGCCCGCGAGCCGCAAGGTCCGCGCGACGCCGGTCAAGGGCCTCAAGGATCAGGTGGGCGCGTAG
- the ybeY gene encoding rRNA maturation RNase YbeY, which yields MATKKKGKSAPPAPAENVVEVATRGGPFEGASPAVIRRRAGKMLDHLGLKGVELSIALVDDQVIHELNRSYRHKDKPTDVLSFPLHERPAGWKPKGAKGAEIGAGWPHEGQLGDVILSIDTARRQAAEQGRTLLAELTMLLAHGLLHLVGYDHRTAAEDREMTARTRELEAAASARTTSVAR from the coding sequence GTGGCGACGAAGAAGAAGGGCAAGAGCGCCCCGCCCGCGCCCGCCGAGAACGTGGTGGAGGTCGCGACGCGGGGCGGCCCGTTCGAAGGCGCCTCGCCCGCCGTGATCCGGCGCCGGGCCGGCAAGATGCTCGATCACCTGGGCTTGAAGGGCGTCGAGCTCAGCATCGCGCTCGTCGACGATCAGGTGATCCACGAGCTGAATCGTTCGTATCGGCACAAGGACAAACCCACGGACGTCCTTTCGTTTCCGCTGCACGAGCGCCCCGCGGGGTGGAAGCCGAAGGGGGCGAAGGGCGCGGAGATCGGCGCCGGCTGGCCACATGAAGGGCAGCTCGGCGACGTGATCCTCTCGATCGACACGGCGCGCCGGCAGGCCGCGGAGCAAGGCCGCACGTTGCTCGCCGAGCTCACGATGTTGCTCGCGCACGGCCTCCTGCACCTCGTCGGTTACGACCACCGGACGGCGGCGGAGGACCGCGAGATGACGGCGCGGACGCGGGAGCTCGAGGCGGCGGCGAGCGCGCGGACGACGAGCGTCGCCCGGTGA
- the lnt gene encoding apolipoprotein N-acyltransferase — protein sequence MQRLRTKRGLLLAIAGGVVFALTSPPTDLYPAVFLGLAQLAWSIEDAPTALRAFGRGAAWATAAGIVGLRFVPSVVQRFTDLGSAASYAALVLLAAGQSLIWAIGAAATHLLYRRARAPFVLAFAVGVFVSVSLPSVFAWTPAGLVSPWPALLQLADIVGERGVSVIFAVSAAFLARALQAMFAQDAITMKARFTRKTTVPLAIAAAIPALLVIHGKLRIFILSTQPSVVRTVRVALVNQAVGPKDRWDPKNHTSILRDLRRLTQEAEARGVDLTVWPEAAYPYPLMHGATEAPRGSRAVHGDGARGPILLGLIMQEPPTATSPGRVEVNSRNSATLVLPDGSLQPSQDKLELLWFGETVPLGAYLPWLRRIFQASGGLVPGTEPRALVLPHPDGAVRMGVLNCYEDTLAGVGRWITRDLRPNLLVNVTNDAWFVGTAEPELHARLAVLRAIEHRRDLVRAVNLGVLSWIDARGIVVARDDSMSPSTLFVTPTLRDGSLTMYGRFGETPVAVTLAALVVAFARRARREGAKNETGASNEARAGSGKKET from the coding sequence ATGCAGCGACTTCGCACCAAGCGCGGCCTCCTCCTGGCGATCGCCGGGGGGGTGGTCTTTGCTCTCACGTCCCCTCCGACCGACCTCTATCCCGCGGTGTTTCTCGGCCTCGCGCAGCTCGCTTGGTCCATCGAGGATGCGCCGACGGCCTTGCGCGCGTTCGGCCGCGGCGCTGCGTGGGCCACGGCTGCGGGGATCGTGGGCCTCCGCTTCGTGCCGAGCGTGGTCCAGCGCTTCACGGACCTCGGCTCCGCGGCCTCGTACGCGGCGCTCGTCCTGCTCGCCGCGGGGCAATCGCTCATCTGGGCGATCGGCGCGGCCGCGACGCACCTCTTGTATCGCCGCGCTCGCGCGCCGTTCGTCCTCGCCTTCGCCGTCGGCGTGTTCGTGTCGGTCTCGCTGCCCTCGGTCTTCGCGTGGACGCCGGCCGGCCTCGTGAGCCCCTGGCCCGCCCTCTTGCAGCTCGCGGACATCGTCGGCGAGCGCGGCGTGTCCGTGATCTTCGCCGTCTCCGCGGCCTTCCTCGCGCGCGCTCTGCAGGCGATGTTCGCGCAGGACGCGATCACGATGAAGGCGCGCTTCACCAGGAAGACCACGGTCCCGCTCGCGATCGCCGCGGCCATCCCCGCGCTGCTCGTGATCCACGGCAAGCTCCGGATCTTCATCCTCTCCACGCAACCCTCGGTCGTACGCACGGTCCGCGTCGCGCTCGTGAACCAGGCCGTCGGCCCGAAGGACCGCTGGGATCCGAAGAACCACACGTCGATCCTGCGTGACTTGCGGCGCCTCACGCAGGAAGCGGAAGCGCGCGGCGTCGACCTCACCGTGTGGCCCGAGGCGGCTTACCCCTACCCGCTCATGCACGGCGCGACCGAGGCGCCTCGTGGATCACGCGCCGTGCACGGCGACGGCGCGCGTGGGCCGATCCTGCTCGGGCTCATCATGCAGGAGCCGCCCACGGCCACGAGCCCCGGACGCGTGGAGGTCAACAGCCGGAACTCCGCCACCCTCGTCCTGCCGGACGGCTCGCTCCAGCCCTCGCAGGACAAGCTCGAGCTGCTCTGGTTCGGCGAGACCGTCCCGCTCGGCGCGTACCTCCCGTGGCTTCGCCGCATCTTCCAGGCGAGCGGCGGCCTCGTCCCCGGCACCGAGCCTCGCGCGCTCGTGCTTCCCCACCCGGACGGGGCCGTGCGCATGGGCGTGCTCAACTGCTACGAGGACACGCTCGCCGGCGTCGGCCGGTGGATCACGCGCGACCTCCGGCCGAACCTGCTCGTGAACGTCACCAACGACGCCTGGTTCGTGGGGACCGCGGAGCCCGAGCTCCACGCGCGGCTCGCCGTCCTGCGCGCGATCGAGCATCGCCGCGATCTCGTGCGCGCCGTGAACCTCGGCGTGCTCTCGTGGATCGACGCGCGTGGCATCGTCGTCGCGCGGGACGACTCGATGTCGCCCTCCACGCTCTTCGTGACGCCGACGCTGCGCGACGGCTCCCTCACGATGTACGGTCGCTTCGGGGAGACGCCGGTCGCCGTGACGCTCGCCGCGCTGGTGGTTGCGTTCGCGCGGCGGGCGCGTCGCGAGGGCGCGAAAAACGAAACCGGCGCGAGCAACGAGGCCCGCGCCGGTTCCGGCAAAAAGGAAACGTGA
- the hemL gene encoding glutamate-1-semialdehyde 2,1-aminomutase gives MSDTISQALFERARAVIPGGVNSPVRAFRAVGGNPVFIARAKGARVYGEDGSEYVDYVGSWGPALLGHAHPDVLRAVQEAAEGGLSFGAPTSREVRFAEAVRALYPGMDKLRCVSSGTEATMSAIRVARGFTRRDVIVKFEGCYHGHADHLLVKAGSGLATFGVPDSAGVPEGTAKTTLTLAYNDIPALEALFNTRGGEIAAVIVEPVVGNMGCVPPEPGFLEAILSLCKKHGAVSIFDEVMTGCRLARGGAQERYGLRADLTTLGKIIGGGMPLAAYGGREDVMSVVAPLGPVYQAGTLSGNPVAVAAGLATIERLVPEVYEKLERLGAALEAGLKDAAAKASVPATVQRVGSMITLFFNDKPVRSWAEASQSDTKRFAAWHAGMLSRGIYWPPSQYEAAFLSAAHTDEDITRTVEAARASLG, from the coding sequence ATGTCCGACACCATCTCCCAGGCCCTCTTCGAGCGTGCCCGCGCCGTCATCCCCGGCGGCGTCAACAGCCCCGTCCGCGCCTTCCGCGCCGTGGGCGGAAACCCCGTGTTCATCGCCCGCGCCAAGGGCGCGCGTGTCTACGGCGAGGACGGCAGCGAGTACGTCGATTACGTGGGCTCCTGGGGCCCGGCGCTGCTCGGCCACGCGCACCCCGACGTCCTCCGCGCCGTGCAGGAGGCCGCGGAGGGCGGGCTCTCGTTCGGCGCGCCGACGTCGCGCGAGGTGCGCTTCGCCGAGGCCGTACGCGCGCTCTACCCGGGCATGGACAAGCTCCGCTGCGTCTCGTCCGGCACCGAGGCCACGATGAGCGCCATCCGCGTGGCCCGCGGCTTCACGCGCCGCGACGTCATCGTGAAGTTCGAAGGTTGCTACCACGGCCACGCCGATCATCTGCTCGTCAAGGCCGGCAGCGGCCTCGCCACGTTCGGCGTCCCCGACTCGGCCGGCGTCCCCGAGGGCACCGCGAAGACGACGCTCACGCTCGCCTACAACGACATCCCGGCGCTCGAGGCGCTCTTCAACACGCGGGGCGGAGAGATCGCGGCCGTCATCGTGGAGCCCGTCGTCGGCAACATGGGCTGCGTGCCGCCCGAGCCCGGCTTCCTCGAGGCCATCCTCTCGCTCTGCAAGAAACACGGCGCGGTCTCGATCTTCGACGAGGTGATGACGGGCTGCCGCCTCGCGCGCGGCGGCGCGCAGGAGCGTTACGGCCTGCGCGCGGACCTCACGACGCTCGGCAAGATCATCGGCGGCGGCATGCCGCTCGCGGCCTACGGCGGCCGGGAGGACGTGATGAGCGTGGTCGCGCCGCTCGGGCCGGTCTACCAGGCAGGCACGTTGAGCGGAAACCCGGTCGCGGTCGCCGCCGGGCTCGCGACGATCGAGCGGCTCGTGCCCGAGGTGTACGAGAAGCTCGAGCGGCTCGGCGCCGCGCTCGAAGCAGGCCTGAAGGACGCGGCCGCGAAGGCCTCCGTGCCGGCCACGGTGCAGCGCGTGGGCTCGATGATCACGCTGTTCTTCAACGACAAACCCGTGCGCTCGTGGGCCGAGGCCTCGCAGAGCGACACGAAGCGCTTCGCGGCGTGGCACGCGGGGATGCTCTCGCGGGGCATCTACTGGCCGCCGTCGCAATACGAGGCGGCGTTCCTCTCGGCGGCGCACACCGACGAGGACATCACGCGCACGGTCGAGGCCGCGCGCGCGTCGCTCGGCTGA
- the fsa gene encoding fructose-6-phosphate aldolase, with the protein MKIFIDSGDIAEIKEAQAMGVIDGVTTNPSLLSKAGKPTKAAIAEICEVVDGPISAEVVGVEAQEILREGRELAAIHENVVVKVPLIDEGLKAVRIFAAEGIKTNVTLCFSASQALLAAKAGATYVSPFVGRIDDISGEGMDLIQQIVQIYGNYGFKTEVLTASVRHPVHFVQAAMIGAHVATLPLKVIKQLLKHPLTDIGLAQFLADAKKIPQS; encoded by the coding sequence ATGAAGATCTTCATCGACTCGGGTGACATCGCAGAGATCAAAGAAGCGCAGGCGATGGGCGTCATCGACGGCGTGACGACCAACCCCTCGCTTTTGTCGAAGGCAGGCAAGCCCACGAAGGCGGCGATCGCGGAGATCTGCGAGGTGGTCGACGGTCCCATCTCGGCCGAGGTGGTCGGGGTCGAGGCGCAGGAGATCCTGCGTGAAGGCCGTGAGCTCGCGGCGATCCACGAGAACGTGGTGGTGAAGGTCCCGCTCATCGACGAGGGCCTGAAGGCGGTCCGGATCTTCGCGGCCGAGGGTATCAAGACGAACGTGACGCTCTGTTTCTCCGCGTCGCAGGCCCTGCTCGCGGCGAAGGCGGGCGCGACGTACGTCTCGCCGTTCGTCGGCCGGATCGACGACATCTCCGGTGAGGGCATGGACCTCATCCAGCAGATCGTGCAGATCTACGGGAACTACGGGTTCAAGACGGAGGTGCTCACCGCGAGCGTGCGCCACCCCGTGCACTTCGTGCAGGCGGCGATGATCGGCGCGCACGTGGCGACGCTGCCGCTCAAGGTGATCAAGCAGCTCCTCAAGCACCCGCTCACCGACATCGGGCTCGCGCAGTTCCTCGCGGACGCGAAGAAGATCCCGCAGTCGTAG